In Dysgonomonadaceae bacterium zrk40, one genomic interval encodes:
- a CDS encoding flavodoxin: MKSIAIIYGSSTENTKRAAEKIAEVMAAYSPTLVDIYDGDEQPFLTHDVLIMGVSTWGVQDLQDDWNDFYPKLEKLDLSGKTVAIFGMGDASIYPSSFVDAIGILYEIVKEKGATVVGQVSPEGYDFEYSRALVDDMFVGLPLDDDTEPELTDERIAAWVEQLNPYLQ, encoded by the coding sequence ATGAAATCTATCGCAATTATTTACGGTTCCAGCACCGAGAACACCAAAAGAGCCGCTGAGAAGATCGCGGAAGTGATGGCAGCATACAGCCCCACCCTGGTCGATATCTACGACGGGGACGAACAACCCTTCCTCACACACGATGTGCTGATCATGGGGGTCTCCACCTGGGGAGTACAGGATTTGCAAGACGACTGGAACGACTTTTACCCGAAGCTGGAGAAGCTGGACCTCTCCGGTAAGACCGTGGCCATTTTTGGCATGGGCGATGCCTCCATCTACCCAAGTTCATTCGTGGATGCCATCGGCATCCTCTATGAGATCGTGAAAGAAAAAGGAGCAACTGTCGTGGGACAGGTATCCCCCGAAGGGTATGACTTCGAATATTCACGTGCGTTGGTGGACGACATGTTCGTGGGGCTTCCGCTCGACGATGACACCGAACCTGAGCTAACTGATGAACGAATTGCAGCCTGGGTGGAACAACTGAATCCCTATCTGCAATAA
- a CDS encoding alpha-amylase translates to MKRFLLYTLLITLLMACGNKTKQAEPFATAEPERPEWAYDAVLYEVNTRQFTPEGTFPAFADELPRLDELGVDILWFMPIQPIGEKDRKGTLGSYYSISDYTAVNSEFGTLDDFRAVVDQAHALGMKVILDWVANHTSRDAVWVEAHPDWYVRDSLGELNVMYDWTDIAQLDYSKPEMREAMIESMRFWVRETGIDGFRCDVAGELPTDFWVAAKDSLIALKPDIFMLAEAEKPELNESLFDAYYAWDFHHRMNAVAQGVEDVDSLRASFNRMTDRFAPDAIPMFFTSNHDENSWNGTEFERMGEAARSFAVLTYLLPGMPLIYSGQEAGFDHRLAFFEKDEIDWSDPQDFSSFYTALNRFKKEQKALQAPGRSGVMSEIGNDRPKSVWSFRRTNEGSEVVALLNLSDETVEVTFEEPLPGEGYRLFPSGEETTAAATMQLQPWEYRIYYK, encoded by the coding sequence ATGAAAAGATTTCTACTTTACACCCTGCTCATCACCCTTCTGATGGCATGCGGAAACAAGACCAAACAAGCTGAACCTTTTGCCACAGCTGAACCTGAACGCCCCGAATGGGCTTATGACGCGGTACTCTATGAGGTCAACACGCGACAGTTTACTCCCGAAGGGACATTCCCCGCTTTTGCAGATGAGCTGCCCCGTCTCGATGAACTGGGAGTCGATATCCTCTGGTTTATGCCCATTCAGCCGATCGGTGAAAAAGATCGAAAAGGTACCCTGGGGAGCTACTACTCCATCAGCGATTACACAGCGGTGAACAGTGAGTTTGGCACGTTGGATGATTTCCGGGCGGTGGTCGATCAGGCACACGCACTGGGTATGAAGGTGATTCTCGATTGGGTGGCCAACCATACCTCTCGCGATGCCGTGTGGGTGGAGGCTCATCCCGACTGGTACGTGCGCGACAGCCTGGGTGAGCTGAACGTGATGTATGACTGGACCGATATTGCCCAGCTCGATTACAGCAAGCCGGAGATGCGTGAGGCGATGATCGAGTCGATGCGCTTCTGGGTGCGTGAAACCGGTATCGACGGCTTCCGCTGCGATGTGGCAGGTGAACTGCCGACCGACTTCTGGGTGGCGGCAAAAGATTCACTAATCGCCTTGAAGCCCGATATCTTTATGCTTGCCGAGGCGGAGAAGCCTGAGTTGAATGAATCGCTGTTCGACGCATACTATGCATGGGATTTCCACCACCGAATGAATGCGGTGGCTCAGGGTGTGGAGGATGTGGACTCATTGCGGGCATCGTTTAACCGTATGACCGATCGTTTTGCTCCGGATGCCATTCCGATGTTCTTCACCTCCAACCACGACGAGAACTCCTGGAACGGTACCGAGTTTGAACGAATGGGTGAGGCGGCACGCAGCTTTGCGGTGCTCACCTATCTGCTGCCCGGCATGCCGCTGATATACAGCGGACAGGAAGCAGGTTTCGACCACAGACTGGCATTTTTCGAGAAAGATGAGATCGACTGGAGTGATCCGCAGGACTTCTCCTCTTTCTACACCGCATTGAATCGTTTCAAGAAGGAACAGAAGGCGTTGCAGGCGCCCGGCCGCAGTGGTGTGATGAGCGAGATCGGAAATGATCGTCCGAAATCGGTATGGTCTTTCCGTCGCACGAACGAAGGCAGCGAGGTGGTCGCATTGCTCAACCTAAGCGACGAAACGGTTGAGGTAACCTTCGAAGAGCCCCTGCCGGGTGAGGGATACCGACTCTTTCCCAGTGGTGAGGAAACAACGGCTGCAGCAACAATGCAGTTGCAACCGTGGGAGTACAGGATTTACTACAAGTGA